A stretch of Porites lutea chromosome 5, jaPorLute2.1, whole genome shotgun sequence DNA encodes these proteins:
- the LOC140936857 gene encoding uncharacterized protein, producing MVKAETKFAGEKPPSCESTQGNFQVKMVDDERKVPESSEEVVVKSQDERQRRTPRTGVYIFLLVVVLLVGFVVVYVIQKTNRDKSRKKSCNLCNDYIVVTDLPNLSNGTSNAWHNNVSLEAQEEFYTLSEAISQQDIIGLRPIFRKDLPKDYIAYWEAKVNGKNGEKYVIISAARQTGDHRLAEKGPLPSPSDVLTAQARRIGYGCHRVYRLRPDGLMACEDTNENKIVAATRDIDSDSWDIDWKNLDKQVNRALPSLKRQWDKLAERVRKDPEWRRFQWLSVKTSEVSTTATTPSRASSTQTPTSLETEFNFQVQETEDGFKAELGLRPGDSVRIPLGQGLREVRIKFVGLRDGDEKKMKGWKKSWQKRLCRVLCDVCQGDGYLDMTKISDRFFKLTKTGDRFIKVKVDADETFVRKYLEGHEIRFKVELRTRGSRVMVINYGIILRSSRYRRSFSDEYFAIPREELLPKYRQHKHGQCMTGTGPVAWAKILGYLDNVARTHNSSYQAITRLTGLPSPLPLTMDSSVENMIQRVFLSLGSHCSPHGRGVTSPAHVAQMKKAFRNALGRELKVVHRGNHEKESGPWTEFIRDLLKKGFPVIVSKETKNLSEHHYVVVTRIKQTAKYYSFCNDRTDVCSPWTLREESLLFVHEEDKPGKWESADVHFVAAIIGK from the exons ATGGTAAAGGCTGAGACAAAATTTGCGGGGGAAAAACCGCCTAGCTGTGAATCGACGCAAGGCAACTTTCAAGTCAAAATGGTGGACGATGAAAGGAAGGTGCCTGAAAGTTCAGAGGAAGTTGTGGTGAAATCTCAAGATGAACGACAAAGAAGGACTCCTCGGACCGGCGTCTATATTTTTCTGTTGGTTGTGGTGTTGCTAGTGGGATTTGTAGTCGTCTACGTAATCCAAAAAACGAACAG GGACAAAAGCAGAAAGAAGTCATGCAATCTTTGCAATGATTACATTGTGGTTACAGACCTTCCAAATTTGTCTAATGGTACGTCAAATGCCTGGCACAATAACGTATCATTGGAGGCCCAGGAAGAGTTTTACACACTGTCAGAAGCAATTAGCCAACAGGACATCATTGGCCTGAGGCCAATCTTTAGAAAGGATCTTCCAAAGGACTATATTGCCTACTGGGAGGCTAAAGTTAATGGCAAAAATGGTGAAAAATATGTCATCATTTCAGCCG CGAGGCAAACAGGTGATCATCGCCTTGCTGAAAAAGGACCTTTACCAAGCCCATCTGATGTTCTAACTGCTCAAGCACGGCGAATTGGCTATGGCTGTCACAGAGTCTATCGTCTTAGACCTGATGGTCTTATGGCATGTGAGGACACCaacgaaaacaaaattgtaGCAGCAACAAGAGACATTGACAGTGATTCTTGG GATATCGATTGGAAGAATTTGGACAAGCAAGTCAACCGTGCTTTACCGAGCTTAAAACGACAATGGGACAAACTAGCAGAGCGAGTTCGGAAAGATCCTGAATGGCGGAGGTTCCAGTGGCTGTCCGTAAAAACTA GTGAAGTATCGACGACAGCCACCACGCCATCAAGAGCCTCGTCAACGCAAACGCCAACCAGCTTAGAGACCGAATTTAACTTTCAAGTGCAGGAAACCGAGGATGGTTTCAAGGCCGAACTTGGCCTTCGCCCTGGTGATTCGGTTCGCATACCACTTGGTCAAGGTTTGCGTGAAGTTCGTATCAAATTCGTCGGATTACGAGACGGCgacgaaaagaaaatgaagggaTGGAAGAAAAGTTGGCAGAAGCGGCTTTGTCGGGTTCTCTGCGATGTCTGTCAAGGAGATGGCTATTTGGACATGACCAAAATCAGCGACCGTTTCTTCAAACTTACAAAGACGGGAGACCGCTTCATTAAAGTTAAAGTAGATGCAGATGAGACGTTTGTTCGTAAATATCTTGAAGGTCATGAAATACGCTTTAAAGTAGAATTGCGAACCCGCGGGTCTCGCGTCATGGTTATCAATTACGGGATAATTCTCAGAAGTAGCAGGTACCGACGTTCTTTTTCTGATGAGTATTTTGCTATACCTCGTGAAGAGTTGCTCCCCAAGTACCGACAGCATAAACATGGCCAATGCATGACGGGTACAGGTCCCGTGGCCTGGGCGAAGATACTTGGTTACCTTGACAATGTGGCGAGGACTCATAACTCGAGTTACCA AGCCATAACTCGTCTGACAGGTTTGCCGTCGCCCTTACCACTAACTATGGACTCTTCAGTGGAGAACATGATACAGCGAGTCTTCCTCAGTCTTGGATCCCATTGCTCCCCACACGGTAGAGGAGTAACCTCTCCTGCTCATGTGGCGCAAATGAAGAAAGCCTTTCGGAACGCCCTGGGGCGAGAGCTTAAGGTGGTTCATCGGGGTAACCACGAGAAAGAGAGTGGTCCCTGGACAGAGTTTATAAGAGACCTTCTGAAAAAAGGTTTCCCTGTCATTGTCAGTAAAGAGACTAAGAATCTTAGTGAACACCATTATGTGGTAGTGACAAGAATCAAACAGACCGCCAAATACTACAGTTTTTGTAACGACAGAACCGATGTGTGTTCACCATGGACTTTACGGGAGGAATCCCTTCTGTTTGTTCACGAGGAGGACAAGCCTGGGAAATGGGAAAGCGCTGATGTACATTTTGTTGCTGCCATTATCGGCAAATAA
- the LOC140936781 gene encoding indian hedgehog protein-like, translating into MKSLVVILIVAYIPVVFARMLPLFENLQRYYPGNVDYGGAYSDYDVFKAVNLSSRTHNNDACILRMSVALNLNPGHQVLKKYNGSAKGSGGIYYFYDRNAFLNYLDLMYGYPLWSNTTEAFRYQQGIMFVNVTGEEKSKDVCSVLLWNGKSFHQGKGLLHHYRINKVYLWPAQTGGCKIDVNLKQSTCFPSSSKVELKSGKKIAMNELAIGDLVKTYSKDGEVLFSPVVTFLDQMPNYRGDFYTITTIFNVQVTLSEAHLVFTTCPLSDGRLTNHSTHASRVRPGDYILVNTRWGLIPMMVESVSVAERKGAFAPVTQEGTMVVDGIWVSCYADIADHNLADSLMTPLKRFYSLSPHVLGTGGKYVHGYLKDSLRHVGVKIFGKEKFYQQGPKEIVLRGKETSLESLFIRKDRNK; encoded by the exons ATGAAGTCTCTGGTAGTAATTCTGATTGTAGCCTACATCCCGGTGGTATTCGCTA gaatgCTTCCTCTCTTCGAAAATCTTCAACGGTATTACCCCGGGAACGTAGATTATGGAGGAGCGTACAGTGACTATGACGTGTTCAAGGCGGTCAATCTCTCCTCTCGCACTCACAACAACGACGCCTGTATACTGCGCATGAGCGTGGCACTTAACTTGAACCCAGGTCACCAAGTGCTTAAAAAGTACAACGGAAGTGCAAAGGGCAGTGGTGGCATATATTACTTCTATGACAGAAACGCGTTCTTGAACTACCTTGATTTGATGTATGGATATCCCCTGTGGTCGAATACTACTGAAGCGTTTAGGTACCAACAGGGAATAATGTTTGTTAATGTCACTGGTGAAGAGAAGTCGAAAGATGTTTGTAGCGTTCTGCTATGGAATGGCAAGAGTTTTCATCAAGGGAAAGGCCTTCTGCATCACTATCGTATTAATAAGGTGTATTTGTGGCCTGCTCAGACAG GTGGTTGTAAAATCGATGTAAATCTGAAGCAGAGTACATGTTTTCCATCCTCTTCTAAAGTTGAGCTCAAATCTGGAAAAAAGATTGCCATGAATGAGCTTGCAATTGGTGACTTGGTGAAAACTTATTCTAAGGATGGGGAGGTCCTGTTTAGTCCTGTAGTTACGTTTCTGGATCAAATGCCGAACTATAGAG GAGATTTCTACACAATCACGACCATCTTCAATGTTCAAGTAACCCTCAGCGAAGCTCACCTTGTTTTTACTACCTGTCCCCTGTCGGATGGGCGGCTCACAAATCACTCCACTCATGCGTCCAGAGTCAGACCCGGTGACTACATTCTGGTTAATACTCGATGGGGACTCATTCCCATGATGGTAGAGTCTGTTTCGGTAGCTGAAAGAAAGGGGGCTTTTGCGCCCGTTACCCAAGAAGGGACCATGGTTGTGGACGGCATTTGGGTGTCTTGTTATGCTGATATCGCTGATCATAACTTGGCCGATTCTTTAATGACACCTTTGAAGAGGTTTTACAGCTTGTCCCCTCATGTGCTAGGTACAGGAGGCAAGTACGTACACGGTTACTTGAAAGACAGTCTTCGTCATGTTGGTGTTAAGATCTTTGGAAAAGAGAAGTTCTATCAGCAGGGCCCAAAGGAGATAGTTTTGAGAGGGAAAGAGACATCCTTGGAGTCTCTCTTTATCAGGAAAGACAGAAATAAGTGA
- the LOC140936780 gene encoding synaptotagmin-7-like, with product MVNQVVLAVGLGVITGLVVVLIYLLVQFLRRRASREKGYKELPASEPNVGNRAILKSDIPTFYIPQPVPVQLQQPIDQEAKRTASIRREEYRNGRTHLPSAAQSLDGRRGTFDESSGINLGSINTKSICSPPLPPGKSPRLDRRKLPEKRKPSPPQTYLPGTPIQRRKVAVPTKKPESNLGKLEFSLYYDEAFRLLQVYVMRGIKIANSEDDISPDVLVIASLTFNENHIWEQKTKTVKKTNDPQFNEKLEAHNIIAAKLRESVLHFQLFDDRTHKIIGEIDYSLKDIPSNKSTNQTLPLFRDEIVDSGDEVFKDDLPDTSAGLGDLLISLCHNPTDQKLTVKINCARSLQPLTGRLNPFVKLDVTFCGKKLSTRSTKVAHNTRAPNFGDVFVFDMHTDKLPQVTLIFKVKHRGKVREVNLGTVHLGYCVNVESEYRHWEQVLEKPHLEIEQWHAIQEYFIE from the exons ATGGTAAACCAAG ttgtcCTGGCTGTTGGATTGGGAGTCATTACAGGATTGGTCGTTGTATTAATCTATCTCCTGGTGCAGTTTCTCCGTCGACGCGCTTCACGCGAAAAAGGATATAAAGAGCTGCCAGCTTCGGAGCCAAATGTAGGAAATCGTGCGATACTGAAAAGCGACATTCCAACATTTTATATTCCCCAACCTGTACCCGTTCAATTACAACAGCCCATAGATCAAGAGGCAAAGCGAACAGCCAGCATCAGGAGGGAGGAATATCGAAATGGTCGCACGCATTTACCGTCAGCAGCTCAAAGTTTGGATGGGCGTCGTGGAACTTTTGACGAGTCAAGCGGGATAAACCTAGGTTCCATCAATACGAAATCTATTTGTTCGCCTCCTCTTCCACCGGGTAAATCACCAAGACTAGACCGGAGAAAATTACCAGAGAAAAGAAAGCCCTCACCTCCTCAAACGTATCTTCCCGGGACACCCATACAGCGAAGGAAGGTGGCCGTTCCCACGAAGAAACCTGAAAGTAATCTGGGCAAGTTGGAGTTTTCCCTGTACTACGATGAGGCATTTCGCTTGCTGCAGGTTTATGTCATGCGAGGAATCAAAATCGCGAATTCAGAAGACGATATTTCACCTGACGTTTTAGTCATTGCATCGTTAACTTTTAACGAGAATCATATATGGGAACAAAAGACCAAAACAGTGAAGAAGACAAATGATCCGCAGTTTAATGAAAAGTTGGAGGCACATAATATTATCGCAGCGAAACTTCGCGAGAGTGTCTTACACTTCCAGTTATTCGACGACCGAACGCACAAAATAATCGGAGAAATCGATTACTCCCTCAAAGATATACCTTCAAACAAGTCAACAAACCAAACACTTCCGTTGTTTCGTGATGAAATTGTGGATTCTGGAGACGAAGTTTTTAAG GATGATCTACCGGATACGTCCGCAGGACTCGGTGACCTGTTGATTTCCCTGTGCCACAATCCAACTGACCAAAAACTTACTGTGAAAATCAACTGCGCAAGGTCGTTACAACCGTTAACCGGACGGCTTA ATCCATTTGTTAAACTTGATGTAACCTTCTGTGGCAAAAAGCTGAGCACGCGATCAACCAAAGTTGCGCACAACACACGGGCGCCGAATTTTGGAGACGTTTTTGTGTTTGACATGCATACAGACAAACTGCCTCAGGTCACACTAATATTCAAAGTGAAGCACCGCGGGAAAGTGCGTGAAGTTAATCTGGGCACGGTGCATCTTGGGTATTGTGTTAATGTGGAGAGCGAGTATAGACACTGGGAACAAGTCCTGGAAAAACCGCATCTCGAGATAGAGCAGTGGCATGCTATTCAAGAGTATTTTATTGAATGA